DNA from Chaetodon trifascialis isolate fChaTrf1 chromosome 14, fChaTrf1.hap1, whole genome shotgun sequence:
ATTAGTTTATAATGAAGCTTTTCATCAGAAACTGTTCTTTTCAGGCAGCGCAGGTGTACAattggggtggtggtggaggtggtgggggggaGCTTGAGGAGTCTCACGCCTAGGTGCGAGGAGATTATTCAAATAGGGCCCAAGGCGTAGAAGTAGGGATTGGAGGCTTGCCTAGCGCACAGAGCTATATCACAGCGTTAACAGGCAGCACGGAGCGTCATTTGAACTCCAGTCACTGGCAGACGCATTTCACGGCTGGCTCCATAAGACACACATGCGCCAGTCCTTGACGAAGGGACACACCGACGACCCACATACACTTAGTGGTCCCCAGTCACCTGCTATTAGAGAGACTTTTGGCTTTTCCTCTGCTGGGAGACGCTTTGTAAAAGTCCTCCATGATGCTTGGAGCAGTTAAAATGGAAGGACACGAACACACCGACTGGAGCACCTACTACGGAGAGCCCGAGGTGGGTAccttaaatatatatttttttccgTCTAAAGCCGATCCCATTTTATACAACTCAATATTAGCCCTGAGATAATATTAACTTTGTGATCAAATATTGACTTGAGGCGCCTCCAAATCCTCCCCCATCTCCACGCAGCGCTCTATCCTAACAAAGTTGCTTGACATGTAGGGGGGTGAAACTTTTCACTCGGATTATAATTTCACCACTCTATACGTATCTTTATTAAATCAGattattttttgtcttgtttccaCTCAGCAAACATCGGAGCTGTTTGATTTTAGGGAGAGTGATTCAAATATTTGTGTTGCAGGCGCTATTTTGTGTGCGGGCACAGTCAAATTAGGTGTGTTCTCCTCGGCATTGCGCGTTTTTAGCGGATTGTTTCACTTAATTTAGCTGCTGTAATCGTGACATCAAATGCATTCTTTCACTTatgaagctgtgtttttttttaaatttgctaAATATTCGACGCATTTAGGTCCATATGAAGCTTTATGAGCCAGCGCGCATTCAAACGCGGTTATTTCCACCGCAGTTTGAATGCAGTGACTTTGATTTTTTAAGCTTAAAGAAAAGGTCTGTGTTCAGTTATTGCTGTAATGTTCGTGCCAGATGAAACTGATGACTGCCTCTTTCCCTCGCTGACAGTGTTACACCTCGGTTGGCAACATGAACACGGGCCTGGGAATGAACTCGATGAATACCTACATGAGCATGTCCGGCATGAACACCACTGCCAACATGACGGCCAACTCCATGAACATGTCATACGTCAACACGGGCATGAGCCCCTCCATGACCGGCATGTCACCGGGCACCGGAGCCATGAACGGCATGGGCGCAGGCATGACAGCCATGAGCGCAGCCCTGAGCCCCAGTATGAGTCCCATGACCGCGCAGCCCGCATCCATGAACGCCCTGACATCCTACACCAACATGAACGCCATGAGCCCTATATACGGACAGTCTAACATCAACAGGTCCAGAGACCCTAAGACCTACCGCAGGAGCTACACGCACGCTAAGCCCCCTTATTCCTACATTTCCCTCATCACCATGGCCATCCAGCAGTCCCCCAGCAAGATGCTGACACTGGCCGAGATCTACCAGTGGATAATGGACCTCTTCCCTTTTTACCGACAGAACCAGCAGCGCTGGCAGAACTCCATTCGCCACTCTCTGTCGTTCAATGACTGTTTCCTCAAAGTGCCCAGGTCACCGGATAAACCCGGGAAAGGCTCCTTTTGGACTCTCCACCCGGACTCCGGGAACATGTTTGAGAACGGCTGCTACCTGAGGAGGCAGAAGCGCTTCAAGTGCGACAAGAAGGTCATGAAGGATAGCGGCCGCAAAGCGGGGGACGGCGGCTCCTCCAACAGCAGCTCGGAGAGCTGCAACGGCAACGAGTCCCCGCACTCCAACTCGTCCTCCAGCGACCACAAACGGTCCCTGTCGGACATGAAGAGCCAGGCCCTGAGCCCGGAGCACGCCGCCCCCTCCCCCGTGTCGCAGGGGCAGCACCTCATGTCTCAGCATCACTCGGTCCTTGCGCACGAAGCGCACCTGAAGCCGGAGCACCACTACTCCTTCAACCACCCCTTCTCCATAAATAACCTCATGTCCTcggagcagcagcatcacaaaaTGGACCTTAAGACTTACGAGCAGGTGATGCATTACTCCGGCTACGGCTCCCCCATGGCCGGGGCTCTTTCCATGGGCTCCATGGCGGGGAAACCCGGTCTGGATTCCTCATCCATACCTGACACAACTTACTACCAAGGCGTCTATTCCAGGCCAATCATGAACTCCTCATAAACTCGTTACCCTCCATCCGATGTGGACTTTCTTCCCCTTCAATTTGtacatttgtaaaaaaaattatAGAGTTTGTGTACAATATGtatttcagatatttttgaCGTTTCCCACCGTTTTAGTTGTCGAGTTTGTTAGTAGCCTAATTATTTTGAGAGAGGAtgttgataatgataataattaaaaGTAATGATAATGTGACGAGATCTGTTCAGAAGTCGGCTTCAGGAATGGACcccaaagacaaacaacaacttGCTGTAAAATAGCCTCCATCCGTATAACTGGATTCctaaatgaatttaaatgcCTCGCAGGATTTGTTCAATCATTTGTGTAATTCCTATTTATGGCTTGTATATGTGTATTCTTGTAGTGACAAGAACAGAATCTATATTAAAGTGttattggttttgttttctgaatATGACGGTGTTTGacccttattattattattcttattacaattcttcttcttcttattattattatgcaacAAAAGCAGCCTGTTTGAGGCAACAAGCGTCTCCACCATCACATTTTTAAGAGCAATTGTGTTTACTCAGGCTAtcataaatataaatgaatgcaACAGAATGTAACGTAAGTGTAGGCAAAAATAAttcacatgaaagaaaaacattaatctCAGTTAGTtcacaataaacacacatttaatgttAAAAATTAAGATttgtaaagagaaaaaaatcagctaaggacaatatttatttttcagggaGATCCAGTTCTATTTATTTATGACACACATAATAACATGAAGGATTGTTTATAGCACGAGTTGCGTAATAATTGTTGATCTTTTTTAATTCTAAGAATTATTCTCATCCTTATGCTTTTACAACAAGGCGCGTGTTTTCAGCAGGGATTAATAGCTCTGCTGGACAAAATTGCGCACAATGCTCTCAATTTGTCCGccagaaa
Protein-coding regions in this window:
- the foxa2 gene encoding forkhead box protein A2, whose amino-acid sequence is MMLGAVKMEGHEHTDWSTYYGEPECYTSVGNMNTGLGMNSMNTYMSMSGMNTTANMTANSMNMSYVNTGMSPSMTGMSPGTGAMNGMGAGMTAMSAALSPSMSPMTAQPASMNALTSYTNMNAMSPIYGQSNINRSRDPKTYRRSYTHAKPPYSYISLITMAIQQSPSKMLTLAEIYQWIMDLFPFYRQNQQRWQNSIRHSLSFNDCFLKVPRSPDKPGKGSFWTLHPDSGNMFENGCYLRRQKRFKCDKKVMKDSGRKAGDGGSSNSSSESCNGNESPHSNSSSSDHKRSLSDMKSQALSPEHAAPSPVSQGQHLMSQHHSVLAHEAHLKPEHHYSFNHPFSINNLMSSEQQHHKMDLKTYEQVMHYSGYGSPMAGALSMGSMAGKPGLDSSSIPDTTYYQGVYSRPIMNSS